DNA sequence from the Raineyella sp. LH-20 genome:
CTTCCGCGTCGGCAACTCGGCGAACCTGGCGGCCCGTGCGGTCGCCCAGACCCGGCCGGGGCGCCCCGGGCCGTGGCCCAGCTTCGTCTACCTGCACGGCGATATCGGCGTCGGCGCGGCGATCCGGCTGGACGGGCGGGAGTTCCTCGGGGCCCACGGCTGGGCCGGGGAGATCGGCCACATGACGGTTGATCCGGCCGGTCCCGAGTGCCGCTGCGGTTCGCACGGGTGCCTCGAGCAGTATGTCGGCCGGCTCAGCCTGCTGCAGGCCGCGGGTCTGCCGCCGCGCGCCTCGATCCACACCTTGCTCACCAGGCTGGAGAGCGGGGAGCCGGCCGCGGCGCGGGCGGTGAACGCCGCCGGGCACGCGCTCGGGTCGGTCCTCTCCAGCGTTGTCAACCTGCTGGACCTGCCGACTCTGGTGCTCGGCGGTGACCTGGCCGTGATCGGTGGACATCTGCGTGGCCCGATCGCCGAGGAGATGCGGCACCGGCTGTTGTCCGACGCGTTGGCGGCTCCCGAAGTGGTGCTCGCTCCGGTGGGGACGGCGCCGGCGGCGACCGGTGCGGCGTACGAGGCCTTGGACCGGGTGATCCTCGACCCGGCGCGGTGGCTGCGCGGCGAGGGCCGGGAGGACGATCGGCCGGCCGGCGGCTCGGGTACGGTCACCGGTGGACGCGGGAACGACGTGACGGCGCCCACGATGGGGGGCGCGGACTCCGGCGCGTCGGTGTGGCGCTAGGCTCGGGCCATGCTGCTGTCGGACGGAGATATCGCCGCGGAGATCGCATCGGGCCAGATCCGTCTGGATCCCTATGATCCCGCGATGATCCAGCCGGCGAGCGTCGACGTACGCCTGGACAAGTTCTTCCGGATCTTCCAGAACCACCGCTATCCGAACATCGACCCCGCCGTCGAACAGGCCGAGCTGACCCGGCTGGTGGAGCCTGAGGGGCCCGACGAGCCGTTCATCCTGCATCCGGGTGAGTTCGTCCTCGCCTCGACGTACGAGGTGGTCACCCTCGGTACCACCCTCGCTGCCCGGTTGGAGGGCAAGTCGTCACTGGGGCGTCTCGGCCTGCTCACCCACTCCACGGCGGGCTTCGTCGATCCGGGGTTCAGTGGACACGTGACCCTCGAGCTGTCGAACGTCGCGACCCTGCCGATCAAGCTGTGGCCGGGCATGAAGATCGGACAGCTGTGCTTCTTCCGGCTGTCGTCGCCGGCGGTGGAGCCGTACGGCTCGAAGAAGTACGGATCGCGCTACCAGGGCCAGCGGGGGCCGACCCCGAGCCGCTCCTTCGTCAACTTCCACCGGACGCCGATCAGCTGATCGGCGTCACCGGGGCCCATTCCTTCGCCCGGCCGGTTCATTGACGGTGGCGGTTCATTGACGGTGGCGGTTCATTCGCGGTGGCGGATGGTGCCGTGGTTGATCAGGGGGTCAGCCGGAACCGGCAGTGGTGAGAAGTCCGACCCGAGTTGCGCCACTTTAGTGACCACCCTGGAGAGTATCGAGGATTTCTTGGGCATCGGGTGGGATGGCGGGCGGGATGGTGATGGTTTGGGTGCCGGTGTTGATGACCGCTGAGTGCAGGGGCCGCAGGATCTGCAGGAACTTCTTGACCGAGACACCGGTCCGGGCCTGGATCGTGCGGGCGATGGCGAGGGCGGCGAACACGACGGTGAGGTGGGCCTCGATCGAGTCGCGGGTGTGGTGGAAGATCGGGCGGGCGGCCAGGTCGGATTTGGCCATCCTGAACGACGCCTCGACGTGCCACAGGTCCCGATAGGCCGCGACGACCGCCGGCCCGTCCAGCGTCACGGCAGGGATGTTTGAGACGTACCCTTTGAAACCCGCGGCTGCGCGGGCGCGCTCGACCAGGGGCCAGTCCACGCCCTTGGTGGCGCCCTCGAGCTTGATGAAGCGGTGTTTTCCGATGGGTGCTTTGCCGGTGGCGATCTTCTCGGCGCGTTCGATCTGCTTATTCAGCGTTTGCTGGTCGCGCCGGGCCCTGGCGGCGAGGTAGTGCCAGACGACCCGGCGGTCGCGCCGGTCCTTCCCGACACCCATCGGGCGGGTGACCTCGAACGTCGCACCGTCGGCCAGGTAGTTGCCGTGGGCCTCGAAATGGTCCTCCAGCTCCGCGGGAGCCTTCGATTGCCGGGCGGCGACGATGAAGGAGAAGCCGGCGTCCTCCAGCGCGTTCAGGTTCGCCGCCGACAGCATGCCGGCGTCGGCGACCACGACCAGATCACTGACCTGGTGGCGGGCCTGGAACGCTTCGATGACGGGCAGGAGGGTGGTCGTCTCTGCTTTGTTGCCCTCGAAGACGTGCAGGTCGAGGGGAAAGCCGGAGGGGTCGACCAGTAGTCCGACGGTGATCTGCGGGTCGACGCGGCGTTCCTTGGACATGCCGACCTTGCGCAGCGAGTCCTCGTTCTCGGCCTCGAAGTACAGCGTGGTCACGTCATACATGACCAAGGCCACAGCACCATGGGCGCTGACGTGGCTCCAGCAGGCCGTCGCAAGCTGGTCGCGGTAGTCGCCCTTGTTGATCCGCGGCAGAGCCCGGGTGATCGTGCGCAGCGAGGCCGGCGTGATGCCCAGCCCCTCCAGGACCCGGATCGAATCGGCCTTGCTGGTCGGTTCCACGACCCTCGCCAGGACCAGCTGGCGGAAACACTCATCGGCCAGGACGTCGAACCCGAGGTGGTCGTAGACCCCGACGAGCGCTTCCCACAACACCGTGGAAGCGGTCGACTCGACCACTGCTTGGCCGGGCGGGCGACCCGCAGGCTCCCAGCCTAGATCGAGCTGGTCCTGGCCCAGCGCCAATCGTTCGCGGGCGACCTGCAACAGCAACTCGAGTTCGGCCTGGTCATGGGCCGAGCCGATGTGGTCGATACCGAGGCGCTGCTTACCGCGCTTGTGCACGATCTGGACCGCGGTCGCTCCGGACGCGGTCTTCACCTTCCGCACGAACGACCCCACCCCGACAGGCTACCGGGGCGACTTCTTAGTGCACACTTCCCGAGACGTAAGCCCTAGTCACCAGCACATCGGTCCTCAAAAACAGGCAGGGTGGCGCAAGTCGGGTCCGACGAAGGTGGTGCGGCCGAGTGGCCTGTGCCCCTCCACCTGGGCCAGGGCGTTCCGGGTGGAGGGGACATACGGATGGACCACCGGGGCTTGGTCAAGGTCCGCGATCGGTCCCGTCGCGCGGATCTCCCCGAAACGGTCACGATGGCGCCGGTGAACCTGTCAGGCTGGGTCTGCGTGCGTCGACAGGTAGACCAGGGTGATGGCGCCGCAGGCGGGCACGGTCAGCTGTTCTTCTGCTTGGGTGCCGACCTCCTCGTCGAGCCTGCTCATGTGTGCGATGTGGCCCTGGATTGTTGGTGTTTCCACCGTCACCGCGCTCCAGGTGGGGTTGAAGAAGCGCACGGCGTAGCCGCACCCCGACTCAGTCATCTTGACGGTGCTGAGCACGACGGAGGAGTCGAGCGTGAACAGTGAATAGCTGGGTGGGATCCGCTTACCGGTGGGGTTGAGCCGGAAGTCGTTGTACCTCTTGACCTGGAAGGTGCAGTCGTCGGTGTTCAGCAGGTGGGCGGCCTGGCTTGCCTGAAGAATGCCGTCCTCGCCGTCCACGAAACCGACGGCGAGATCGAATTCCACGTGCTGTTTGAGTTGTCCGTCGGGCGATGGCACCTTGATGCCGGAGGCGCGGCCCGGTCGACGCGTCAGGTCATCCTTGCCGATCTCGCCGTAGGACCGGTAGAGGGTGACGTTGAGCTCGTTGTGGGCGTCGCCGGACGCTTCGTACTCGCGCAACCCCTTGGTGGCGACGAAGGTGCCCATGGTGTCCTGCGTCAGCGCGCAGAAGCTGAGCATCGGGTAGATGGGGTCCGGTCGTTCGTGCCAGCCCAGTTCCTCGAAGCAGGAGGCCTCGGGGTGTTCCAGCTCGCGCCTGATGATGCCGAACTGGTTGTCGGCGATGGAATACTCAGGCTCCAGATCGGTGATGACCTTGAGACGGACCCGATGGTTCTCGGCATTGTTGTCGTGGCTGAGATGAAGGCGGGCGAAGCTTTCGGCATCCCGCAGCTCCACGGTTCCGGTGAAGACCGCTGCCACACTGAGGGCGCCACTTGCTCGCTCGTCGAGGTCTGCCGGTACCTTCCTTTCGGCACGGAACGCGAGCCGCTGGACCCCTTCGACGGCTGTCACCCCCTGCGGCTGGAAGACGAAGTCCTGCAGTACGAGGTCGTTGGGCGGCGGTGAGTAGTCGTAGCTGTCTCCCTCGTCGCCCGATTCTTCAAGCGTGGCGAGGACTTCAGACCCGTCGCCGCGGGTCAGCCGGATCCCGTCGGCCGTCACGTCGGCAGCCAGCATGTCGTTCCCGATGCGGGCGCCGAGCGGTCTGCGCGTTTCCACCACCGCCGCCGCGCGGCCAGGCACGATGCGATAGGTGGTGTAGCCCAGGCCGTCGAACGTCGCGTTGAAGGAGATCACCACCCGGAACATCGGGATGTGCTGGTTCAGGTGGGCGATCTGCCGGTCGAGCTTCTGGGCGTCGTACGCCTCGACGTCGACCACCGAGTACGGCACCTCGTTGCCGTCGACGTCGAGAAGAGCGAAGTCGCGGGTGCCGACGAACAGTTCCTGCTCCACCAGACGAACCGCGGGTGACGCGACGGCGTTGAAGACCAGGAGCAGGTCCTCATCGTCGCTCTTGTCGATGCTGCTGGCCATCAGGCGCAGGGTCATGTTGGTGTGGGCGTCGATGACCTCGCGGGCCTTGACGAACCGGTGCTTGATATCGGCGTTGACACGGTCGCTGTTGCAGCAGCCCATGCTGTCGTGAGCGTGGCACTGAAGGATAGTCCTCCACGCTTGGGCGACCAGCGATGGCGAGTAGTCGAACCCGAGCAGGCTCGCCACCGACAGCAACGGCTCCAATCTGTTCGTGAGCCCGGCTTCGGCCGCCGCGTTCGCCATCTTGATGTCCATGCGGGTCGAGTAGATCGAGCGATGCACCCGCATGTACTTGCCTTCGATGAACTCTCCCTCGTACACCTCGAGGCCATCGGCATCGGCGAACGTGTCGGCGATGTAGTCCTCGATCGTGCTGATGCGGTAGGAGTCGCCGCAGTTGGCCTTCTCCAGTCCGGCGAGCAGGGTCGGCAGATTCTTCTGGATCGGCATCTGGTCATGGCCGGCAGGCAGAAGGACATTGTCCGATGTCGAGTCGCACCCCAGGTGCGCCAGGATGTTCTGCATCCGTTCCTGAAGTACCTCGGGATCGGACTCGAGGTACTTGGCGACCTGATAGCCCATGGCGATGTTGGTGGCGTTGACCTGGCTGCCATCTGGGCTTCTCCACCGGAAGTTGACGTCCCGGGTGTGGCGTTCGGTCCTTCCACGCCAGAAGACGGCCGACTGGATGCCGAAGCCGTTCAACAGTTGCGGGATGCTCGCGCTCTGTCCGAACGAGTCCGGAATGTAGCCGGTTCTCATCGCCCCGCCGGCGCGTTCGGCGGTCTGCAGCCCATAGGTGAGGTTTCGGACCATCGACTCGGCCGAGACCACCTGGGAGTCGGTCTGCGTGAGCCAGGGCCCGAGCTTGAGCCGTCCCGCCGCGGCCAGCGCCCGGATGCGGTCGTGGTCCTGAGGTCGGGTCTTCAGGTAATCCTCGACCACGATGGCTTGGCCGTCGAGCACGAAGTAGCCGAAGTCCGGGTTGTCTTCCAGGTGGGTGAGGATTTCCTCCAGGTCGTGCATAAGCAGGGAGCGAGATTCTTCAATCGTGAAATACCACTCTCGATCCCAGTGGGTGTGGGGGACCACGTAGACCTTGTTGCCCATGATGTGCTTCTCCCTCAGATGCGTTCGGCGTGGGTCAGGACACTTTCGGGCTCGACCTCCTCGACGGCCCGATCGGGTCCGTGCTTGCGAACCTTCATGCGCTTGGTGACCACGATCCCCACCGTGGTGATAAGCAGACCCGCGACCAGCGCGGCAATCCAGTTGAGTGGGTGCTGGGTGATCGGGATGGTGATGACCGAACCGCCGGTCGACGGCAGTGACGAACCGCCGGTCAAGGAGATTGCAGCCGCGATCCCACCGCCGATCATGGACGGCGCGATGATGCGGATTGGGTCACGCAAGGCGAAGGGGATCGCCCCCTCGGTGATGCCGAACATGCCGAGCAACCAGACGCCCTTGGCGGTGTCGCGTTCGTCGTCGGTGAACCCCTTCGCCGCGAAGATGGAGGACAGCGCCACCGCGATCGGCGGGATGCACTTGGCAGCGGCGAACGCCGCATACGGTGCACCGTTGCCCTCGGCGAGCGCGTAGACAGCGAACAGGTAGCCCGACTTGTTGATCGGGCCGCCCATGTCGGTGCAGGCCACTGCGCCCAGCACGAGGCCGAGCACGATCAGGCTGCCACCCTGGAGGCCCTTGAGGAACGCGGTCAGGGCGGTCGTGACGGCAGCGGCCGGTCCGCCGAGCAGGAACAGCATCAGCGCGCCAATCACGAACGAGCCGATCAACGGGTAGAAGACCAGGGTCACGATGCCGGCGAATGACTGCGGGTAGGGGATCTTCTTCAAGTACTTGATCAGATAGCCGGCGGCCAAGCCGGCGATCACACCCCCGATGAATCCCGAGCCAACCGGATATACGTGGGCGTTCACGGCCGCGACCAGGCCTTCCACCGTGGTGGCCTTGCCTGCCGAGATCGAGGCGGCGATCCCGACCGGCACTCCTTGGGCGGCGATTCCGCCGACCAGGCCCGGAATCAGCGCGGCCTTGTCGGCGATGCCGTACGCGATGTAGGCGGCCAGCATCGGCACGAGCAGGACCATCAAGGATGCCCCCAACAGCCTGATCTGGTCCTGCGGCGTGCCCGCCGTGTTCGCGCCCGCCGGCCCGTAGATCAGTGTGGTGATCGACTGCAGCAGACCGCCTGCGACGACCAAGGGAATGATGGCTCTTCATAATCCGGGGTGTAGGTGGGGTCTGAATCCGCCGGCTTCGAGCAGGCAGCGGGCGATGTAGTTGGTGAGGTTGCGGAAGCCGAGGGCTGATCCTCGCAGGTGTTCCAGCCGACCATTGATGGCCTCGGTGGGGCCGTTGCTGGTGCCCGGGCGCTCGAAGTAGGCCAGGACGTCGGCGGCGCGCTTCTTCATCGTGCGGCCGAGGGTGATGATCTCGATCAGCGAACCGGGGACGCCGCTGCTGATGGCCTCGATCACGGCCTGCATACGGGTGCGGCCCTGGCCGGGGTCGGGGTCGCGGTAGGCCGCGATCATCCGCTGGTAGATGGCCCAGGTGGCCTCGACCTCGACGTGCTCATCGCCGGCGAACAGGGCCTGGATGCGTGTCTTCTGTTTGTCGGTGAGCAGGTCGATGCCGGTGTGCAGGGTCCGTCGGGCCGAGTAGAGCGGGTCGCCGGCCCGGCCGCGGTGACCGTGGAGGGCCTGCTGGACCCGGCGCCGGCAGGTATCGAGAGCCTCGGCGGCCAGGCGGACCACGTGGAAGGGATCCATCACGGCGATCGCGTCGGGCAGTTCCTCGCTGGTGGCGGTCTTGAACCCGCTGAAGCCGTCCATAGCGACAACCTCCACCCGGTCGCGCCAGTCCTGGTCCTGTTCGGCGAGCCAGGCCTTGAACGCCTGCTTGGAGCGGCCCTCGACCATGTCGAGCAGGCGAGCGGGACCAGTTCCGTCGCGGACCGGGGTGAGGTCGATGATCACGGTGACGTACTTGTCGCCGCGACGGGTGTGGCGCCACACGTGCTCATCGACCCCGATCGCCCGCACCCCGTCGAGGCGGGCCGGATCGGCGATCAGGACACGGCGTCCTTCGGCCAGGACCGCGGTATTCGCGGTGTTCCACGAGACCCTCAGTCCTTCGGCGACCCGTGCCATGGACAGGTGTTGGCAGACGATCCCGACCAGGGCCCACCGCAGTCCTGCACGGGAGATCTTGGCCCGCGGCTGGGCCGCCTTGGTGGTGTCCTGGCGCCACACGTGGCCACACTCGGTGCAGCGGTAGCGCCGAACGGTGACCAGCAGCGTGGTGGGGCGCCACCCGAACGGCTCGTGCGCCAACCGCCGCAGGACCGTATCGCGCGCCACGCCCTGACAGCCGCACCGCCCACACCAGTCGTCGGGCTCGACGACCCGGCAGGCCAGAACCGTGTGGTCGGACTTCAGGAGCTGGGCGGTGACTTCCAGGCCGAGGTCGTTCAGGCGAGTGAAGGTGGTCAGGTCGGGGCATGTGAAGGTAGCGTCAGGCACGTCGAGGTCTTCTGGATGGGCTGTGTGAGAACTCCCATCTTCGGAAGGCCTCGACCCCTCTCCGGCCCCGACGCGCCGCCCAGCCTCAAGCAGCCCCTACACCCTCAACTGCGAAGAGCCGGAATGATGTACGAGACCCCGGTCAAGATCCCCTTGTACATCTCGTGCCAGACGGTCTGCTTTTTCTTGCGCTCAATCTTGGCCATGGTTCACTTCACCGCCTCGACGACTTCGTCGATCACGCGAACCGACTTCTTGATGGCTTCCGACAGCGAGCATTCCAAGGTGGGTACGGGCTCGAACCGTTCAGCGCCGGCGATGCTGACATCGGACGCGATGATCACGGCGTCAGCGCGGGCGATGTCCTGGGCGGTGATTTCGTTCTCTCTGCCGGTGCACCCCTGGGTTTCCACCTTGATCTCGATGCCACGTTTCGCCGCGGCCTTGATGAGGTTTTCGCGCGCCATGTAGGTGTGCGCAACACCAGTTGGACATGAGGTTACTGCGACGATGAACATGTTATGCTCCTCGGGTTTGAAGGGCCGATCGGATGTCGGCTTCGGTTGTGGCATTGACCAGAGCGGTTCGGAAGCCGTCGTCCATGAGCGCAGCAGCAAAGGTCGACAGCATCTTCAGGTGGGTGGTTCCGGCTTCGCGCGCAGGAACGGCCAGCATCACGACCAGATTCGTGGTCTCGTCATCATCGGCGTCCCACAGGAACGGATCCGACAGCGTGGCGACCGCATAGGCGGCTGTCGAAACGACCTCGGACTTCCCATGCGGAATCGCCAAGCCCCGACCGACTCCGGTCGAGAACGACAGCTCGCGCGCCTGCAGATCCGCTATGAACCGTTCGAGATCGGTGACCTTCCCCGCCTCGACGAACAGGGCGGCCATGGAGCGGAGGATCTCGGTCTTCGTTCGGCCGGGCAACCTGATCCGGACCAGCCGGGAATCGTACAAGTCAGTGAGTTTCATGCGTCTGACCTCCTTTGGCTAGAACGCACTGGCACAGTCCTCCCGACAGGCGTCCCAGGCATGGTTTCGGAACTGCGGCCGGCGATAGGGTGCTGTGCTACGTCAACGTTGACCGTCAACGTTGACGTAGGATAGTGGATCATGGGCTGTAAGCGCTGTCAAGATGCCGTCGAAGTGACGTAGACGACGCGGCGCAGTGCGTCCATTGGTTGAGTCCGGTCCGTCGCCGACAGATGATGGGCCGCGTGGGGCGACGACAGCCGCCAGGGAGGATCTGAGCGTGGACAGCCACCAGGTTCCGGCCCGGCCGACGATGCGAGACATCGCCGACCAGGTCGGCTTGAGTATCAAGAGCGTGTCCCGGGTGCTCAATGGCGATCCGGGGGTGTCTGAAGCGAGGGCCGAAGAGGTGCGGGCGGTGGCCCGTGAGCTGGGGTTTCGCCGTAACGACCTGGCCCGCGGTCTGCGTCTGCACGTTGGCACCGAGACCATCGGTGTGGTGATTCGGCAGGCCTCCACCCGGTTCTACGACAGTTTGATCCGCGGCATCGATGAGGTGGCCGATCGCCACGGCGCGCTGGTGCTGACGGCGACAACGCCGGGTGTCGAACGCGAGCGGTCAGCGGTGCTCGCACTGTCCTCTCGGCGGGTTGACGGGCTGATCATCGTGCCTTCGAGCAGCGATCAGTCGTATCTGCGCGCCGAGGAAGCCACCGGGATGCCGATGGTCTTCGTCGACAGGCCGGCCAAGGGCATCAGCGCCGACACGGTGCTTGCCGACAACGCTTCCGGTGGCTACGCCGCCACCAAGCACTTGATCGCTCACGGGCATCGGCGCATCGGCGTGATCGGACCCGACCACTCGGCATTCGCGCCGAAGGAACGGGTACGTGGCTACCGTGACGCGTTGAAAGGGACGGCGCCGCTCGACGAGAACCTCATGCGTCTCGACGCCAAGGGCCAAGCGGGAGCCCGGCAAGCATGTGACCAACTGTTGGCGCTGCCGGACCCGCCGACCGCCCTGTTTGCGCTCAACAATGTCTGCACCATCGGAGTCGTCCGTGCCCTGCAAGCCGCGGGGCTGTCCCATCAGATCGCACTCGTCGGATTCGACGACTTCGACACCGCGGACCTGCTGAGCCCTCCGGTGAGTGTGATCACGCAAGAGGTGGAGGAGATGGGCCGAACGGCCGCAGAAATGGTGTTCGCGCGCATCAGCGGGGAACCGGCAGCCTCGGGCCCAACACGAACAATCCTGCCGACCCAGCTGATCATCCGCGGGTCGGGCGAGATCGAGCCTGGCGGGGTGACGGGGCGACGGCACAGCGCTTGAAGTGGCACCTACGACTTGCACACGTGCGACTTGCACACGTGCTCTGGGCGACGCGGCAGAGCAACGGTCAGACAGTCAATCGACCCCCCGATCGGATCGAGGGGTGGTGTCAGGATTCTTGATCGGCGCTCCTTCGGGCCCCGCCGGCGCCTCGAAACCCGCCGGCGCCCCGAACGCCGCCCGCCGGGTCACCCGGGCGAAGGCCCGCAGCAGCCCACGCCCGAAGGCCAGCACCAGGACCGCGGTCACCACGCCGCGCGGCAGGTCCCAGCCGAGCGACGTGGTCAGCCAGAACGCCGCATAGCGACTCACATTCGTCGCCAGCGGATCCCCGGCGACGTACGACAGGCCGGTGCCGTTGGTGGTGAACGGCCAGAACCACAGGTTCATCACCAGGCCGTACGCGAGGCCGGCGACCAGCCCGTAACCGGCCAGCAGCGCCAGCCGCACTGCGCCGATGGTGCCGCTGTGCTCGATGACGCCGTTGTGCCCGCCGGTGCCGCTCCCGACCGTGCCATGCCGTCCTCCTCCGGCGCCCGGCAGCAGACCGGCGAAGGCCCCCACCCAGCCCGCCGCGAACATCTGGAACGGCAGCCACGGCCCCACGCCGGCGGTGATCAGGCCGCCGGCGACGATGGCGAGTGCGCCGAGGACGAACCCGAATCCCGGTCCGAACGCGTAACCGGCGAGGACCAGCAGGAAGAAGCTCGGTTCCAGCCCCGCCACACCGGGCGAAATGGCCCGCAGTCCGGCGCCGACCGCGGTGAGCATGCCGAGCAGGGCGACGACCTTCGCATCCATCCCGCCCTCGGACAGCTGGGCCAGCACCACCCCCGCCAGCAGCGGCAGCACCAGCACGAACAGCCACGGCGCGTCCTGGGTGTGGCTCACCGCGCTCGCCCCGCCGGCCTGGACGACCGGCGTGAGGAACGGCCAGGCGAAGCCGAGCAGCCCGACCAGCGACGCGGCGACCAGCACCGCGACCGACCGGCGGCCGAGCGCCACCAGCGGACGCCGGGCCCCGCCCCGTCGAGCTTCGCCCGGGCGGGCCCCGCCCTGTCGAGCGTTGCCCTGGCCCCCGGTCATGCCGCCGCCCGGGCCGCGGTCACCTGGCCCACCGTCAGGTACGGGAGCGGGGCGAGCACCTTGGCGACCTGCGGAGCGAACATCGGGGAGCCGGTGACGACCCGCTGCGCCGGTCCGTCGGCCACCGCCTCCCCGTCGGCGAGCACGACGACCCGGTCGGCCACCGCCGCGACCACCTCGACATCGTGGGTGGACAGCAGGATCCCGTGCCCCTCGGCCGCCAGACGGGTCAGCTCGGCGCACAGCCGTTCCTTCGCGGCATAGTCCAGCCCCCGGGTCGGCTCGTCGAGGACCACCAGCGCGGGCGCCCCGCTGAGCACCACGGCCAGCGCCAGGCACATCCGCTGCCCTTCCGACAGGTCACGCGGGTGACGGTCGGCGGGGACATCGGGCGCGAGTTCCGCGAGCAGCGCCGCACAGGTGCCCGGCGGGACGGAGAAGTCCCGGTCGGCGGTGGCGCACTCCTCGGCGACGGTCGAGGCGTAGAGCAGGTCGGCCGGATCCTGGGGGACCATCCCGACGCGCCGTACCAACTCGTGTGGGGCGGCCCGGCGGGGCTCCAGACCGTCGACGTCGACCGACCCCGAGGTCGGGGCGATCAGCCCGGCGAGCACCGACAGCAGGGTGGACTTTCCGGCGCCGTTGCGGCCCATCAGCGCGCACACCTCGCCGGCCCGCGCGGTGAAGTCGAGACCCCGCAGGGCCTCCACCCGCCCGTACCGTACGGTCAGCCCGCTGGCAGCGGCCAGCGTCCGGCCGGGTGTGGCGGTGCCGGCGAGGCGCTGCGGCGGCAGGTCGGGGAGTTCGGCGCGGAGCGTACGGGCCCGTCGGCGGGCATCGCGGACGGACAGCGGCAGCGGCTCCCAGCCGGCGAGCCGGCCGAGCCGGACGATCGGCGGGACGACGGTGGCCTCAGCCATCACCTGATGCGGATCGCCGGAGCGGAGCAGCCGGCCGGCGGCGATCTCGGCGATCGTGTCGGCGTACTGGATGACCCGCTCCAGCCGGTGCTCGGCCATCAGGACGGTCATCCCGAGGTCGTCCACCAGCCGGCGGATCGCCGCGAGGACCTCCTCGGCGGCCTGCGGGTCGAGTGCCGAGGTCGGCTCGTCGAGGACCAGGACCCGTGGATGCGCGGTCAGCGCGGCGCCGATCGCGACGCGCTGCGCCTGCCCACCGGACAGCGCGGTGAGCGGGCGGCGGCGCAGGGCGGCCAGGCCGAGCAGGTCGAGGGTCTCCTCGACCCGGACCCGCATGGTCTGCGGCCCCACCCCGAGGGACTCCATGGTGTAGGCGAGTTCGTCCTCGACGGTGTCGGTGACGAACGTCGCGGCCGGGTCCTGGCCGACCAGGCCCACCACGTCGGCGAGGTCGCGGGGCTGCCACTGCGCAGTGTCCCGCCCGTCGAC
Encoded proteins:
- a CDS encoding PTS fructose transporter subunit IIC; translated protein: MVVAGGLLQSITTLIYGPAGANTAGTPQDQIRLLGASLMVLLVPMLAAYIAYGIADKAALIPGLVGGIAAQGVPVGIAASISAGKATTVEGLVAAVNAHVYPVGSGFIGGVIAGLAAGYLIKYLKKIPYPQSFAGIVTLVFYPLIGSFVIGALMLFLLGGPAAAVTTALTAFLKGLQGGSLIVLGLVLGAVACTDMGGPINKSGYLFAVYALAEGNGAPYAAFAAAKCIPPIAVALSSIFAAKGFTDDERDTAKGVWLLGMFGITEGAIPFALRDPIRIIAPSMIGGGIAAAISLTGGSSLPSTGGSVITIPITQHPLNWIAALVAGLLITTVGIVVTKRMKVRKHGPDRAVEEVEPESVLTHAERI
- a CDS encoding IS1634 family transposase, whose translation is MGSFVRKVKTASGATAVQIVHKRGKQRLGIDHIGSAHDQAELELLLQVARERLALGQDQLDLGWEPAGRPPGQAVVESTASTVLWEALVGVYDHLGFDVLADECFRQLVLARVVEPTSKADSIRVLEGLGITPASLRTITRALPRINKGDYRDQLATACWSHVSAHGAVALVMYDVTTLYFEAENEDSLRKVGMSKERRVDPQITVGLLVDPSGFPLDLHVFEGNKAETTTLLPVIEAFQARHQVSDLVVVADAGMLSAANLNALEDAGFSFIVAARQSKAPAELEDHFEAHGNYLADGATFEVTRPMGVGKDRRDRRVVWHYLAARARRDQQTLNKQIERAEKIATGKAPIGKHRFIKLEGATKGVDWPLVERARAAAGFKGYVSNIPAVTLDGPAVVAAYRDLWHVEASFRMAKSDLAARPIFHHTRDSIEAHLTVVFAALAIARTIQARTGVSVKKFLQILRPLHSAVINTGTQTITIPPAIPPDAQEILDTLQGGH
- a CDS encoding glycoside hydrolase family 38 C-terminal domain-containing protein translates to MGNKVYVVPHTHWDREWYFTIEESRSLLMHDLEEILTHLEDNPDFGYFVLDGQAIVVEDYLKTRPQDHDRIRALAAAGRLKLGPWLTQTDSQVVSAESMVRNLTYGLQTAERAGGAMRTGYIPDSFGQSASIPQLLNGFGIQSAVFWRGRTERHTRDVNFRWRSPDGSQVNATNIAMGYQVAKYLESDPEVLQERMQNILAHLGCDSTSDNVLLPAGHDQMPIQKNLPTLLAGLEKANCGDSYRISTIEDYIADTFADADGLEVYEGEFIEGKYMRVHRSIYSTRMDIKMANAAAEAGLTNRLEPLLSVASLLGFDYSPSLVAQAWRTILQCHAHDSMGCCNSDRVNADIKHRFVKAREVIDAHTNMTLRLMASSIDKSDDEDLLLVFNAVASPAVRLVEQELFVGTRDFALLDVDGNEVPYSVVDVEAYDAQKLDRQIAHLNQHIPMFRVVISFNATFDGLGYTTYRIVPGRAAAVVETRRPLGARIGNDMLAADVTADGIRLTRGDGSEVLATLEESGDEGDSYDYSPPPNDLVLQDFVFQPQGVTAVEGVQRLAFRAERKVPADLDERASGALSVAAVFTGTVELRDAESFARLHLSHDNNAENHRVRLKVITDLEPEYSIADNQFGIIRRELEHPEASCFEELGWHERPDPIYPMLSFCALTQDTMGTFVATKGLREYEASGDAHNELNVTLYRSYGEIGKDDLTRRPGRASGIKVPSPDGQLKQHVEFDLAVGFVDGEDGILQASQAAHLLNTDDCTFQVKRYNDFRLNPTGKRIPPSYSLFTLDSSVVLSTVKMTESGCGYAVRFFNPTWSAVTVETPTIQGHIAHMSRLDEEVGTQAEEQLTVPACGAITLVYLSTHADPA
- a CDS encoding ROK family protein, giving the protein MRQGSLREANLELITRHVFAHSDDAVPISRARLAEEARLTRSTSSRLVDALIEGRILEALPPINSAGRGRPAVPLIPARNSYVGLGLEIGVGLLAARLVDLSGRVLAESLDETAVAGAEPGKLLRHLGVMVREILDDLAPGLLLAGATLSVPGLVDRDGRRLLVAPNLGWTDVDPYPVLSAVIGPQVGFRVGNSANLAARAVAQTRPGRPGPWPSFVYLHGDIGVGAAIRLDGREFLGAHGWAGEIGHMTVDPAGPECRCGSHGCLEQYVGRLSLLQAAGLPPRASIHTLLTRLESGEPAAARAVNAAGHALGSVLSSVVNLLDLPTLVLGGDLAVIGGHLRGPIAEEMRHRLLSDALAAPEVVLAPVGTAPAATGAAYEALDRVILDPARWLRGEGREDDRPAGGSGTVTGGRGNDVTAPTMGGADSGASVWR
- the dcd gene encoding dCTP deaminase, producing the protein MLLSDGDIAAEIASGQIRLDPYDPAMIQPASVDVRLDKFFRIFQNHRYPNIDPAVEQAELTRLVEPEGPDEPFILHPGEFVLASTYEVVTLGTTLAARLEGKSSLGRLGLLTHSTAGFVDPGFSGHVTLELSNVATLPIKLWPGMKIGQLCFFRLSSPAVEPYGSKKYGSRYQGQRGPTPSRSFVNFHRTPIS